One stretch of Leptospira bouyouniensis DNA includes these proteins:
- a CDS encoding alpha/beta fold hydrolase — MNLNLSKKFSFTRERDFVIFFILCFSIFLTRCTSHKDGTQTIKEVSIQTKLGEITFLTNECKLQSKVLVFIHGSPGNGSDFTMYLEDEEFQRQYCMIAPDRLGFGNSKLNQFHASVELQSEGIVEMLQKYLEMEKLSFRNATIIGHSYGGPVAFKAGVQLNQWEVMKWKVVLISAPMDPNFEELRYYNHLARLTILEWLLPKSWIHSNDEMFQLKSDLKNLENELYQNQFPILIIHGDDDGLVPINHIHYFKLKNYRGLVKTYILKNGSHFVPWTRYTEIKNIIISEDIE, encoded by the coding sequence ATGAATCTGAATCTAAGTAAAAAATTTTCTTTTACGAGAGAAAGAGATTTTGTTATCTTTTTTATCCTATGTTTTAGTATTTTTTTGACTCGCTGTACATCACATAAAGATGGGACTCAAACGATAAAAGAAGTTTCAATCCAAACAAAATTGGGAGAAATTACCTTCCTTACGAATGAATGTAAGTTACAATCTAAGGTTTTAGTATTCATCCATGGTTCACCAGGTAATGGGTCAGATTTTACCATGTACCTAGAAGATGAAGAATTTCAGAGACAATATTGTATGATTGCCCCTGATAGATTAGGTTTCGGGAATTCAAAATTAAACCAATTCCATGCAAGTGTAGAATTACAATCGGAAGGAATCGTTGAAATGCTCCAAAAATACTTGGAAATGGAAAAACTCTCCTTTCGAAACGCAACTATCATTGGGCATTCTTATGGAGGGCCAGTTGCTTTCAAGGCAGGAGTTCAATTAAACCAATGGGAGGTAATGAAGTGGAAGGTTGTTTTAATCTCTGCACCAATGGATCCAAATTTTGAAGAGTTAAGATATTATAATCATTTGGCGAGGTTAACGATCCTTGAATGGCTTTTGCCAAAATCTTGGATCCATAGTAACGATGAAATGTTCCAGTTAAAGTCTGATCTCAAGAATTTAGAAAATGAACTTTACCAAAACCAATTTCCTATTCTTATCATTCATGGTGATGATGATGGGCTTGTTCCGATCAATCATATTCATTATTTTAAATTGAAAAATTATCGGGGATTAGTGAAAACTTACATCTTAAAAAATGGAAGTCACTTTGTCCCTTGGACTCGGTATACAGAAATAAAAAATATTATCATAAGCGAGGACATTGAATGA
- a CDS encoding flagellin, whose protein sequence is MIINHNLAAINSHRVLKFQNEEVSKNMEKLSSGMRINRAGDDASGLAVSEKMRTQVNGLRQAERNTEDGMSLIQTTEGFLQESNDIIQRIRTLAIQSSNGIYTEEDRQMIQVEVSQLIDEVDRIASQAEFNKMNLLQGDFARGSRATSMWFHIGPNMHQRERVFIATMTARALNLKGQSGELLSLSTADKSNDAIGTLDAALTRISKQRANLGAYFNRLEHAAKGLMNAYENTQASESRIRDADMAEETVAFTKNQILVQSGTAMLAQANVRPQGVLSLLR, encoded by the coding sequence ATGATCATAAACCACAATTTAGCCGCGATCAACTCACATCGCGTTCTCAAGTTCCAAAACGAGGAAGTCTCCAAAAATATGGAAAAACTCTCCTCAGGTATGCGCATCAACCGAGCAGGTGATGATGCATCTGGCCTTGCCGTTTCGGAAAAGATGAGAACGCAAGTGAATGGTCTTAGACAAGCAGAAAGAAATACCGAAGACGGTATGAGCCTTATCCAAACTACGGAAGGGTTTTTGCAAGAATCGAATGATATCATTCAAAGAATTCGTACTCTTGCAATCCAATCGTCTAACGGTATTTATACTGAAGAAGATAGACAAATGATCCAAGTCGAAGTATCACAACTTATCGACGAAGTGGACAGAATTGCTTCTCAAGCTGAATTCAATAAAATGAATTTGCTTCAAGGTGATTTTGCTCGTGGATCTAGAGCAACCTCTATGTGGTTCCATATCGGACCAAACATGCACCAAAGAGAAAGAGTGTTCATTGCAACAATGACTGCACGTGCACTTAATCTAAAAGGTCAAAGTGGGGAACTCCTGTCTTTATCAACTGCTGATAAGTCAAATGATGCGATCGGAACTTTGGATGCTGCGTTAACACGTATTAGCAAACAAAGAGCAAACTTAGGTGCTTACTTTAACCGTCTTGAGCATGCTGCAAAAGGGCTCATGAACGCTTATGAGAACACCCAAGCCTCCGAGTCTAGGATCCGTGATGCGGATATGGCAGAAGAAACTGTGGCTTTCACAAAGAACCAGATTTTAGTACAATCTGGAACTGCTATGTTAGCTCAGGCGAATGTTCGTCCACAAGGAGTTCTTTCTCTCCTTCGCTAA
- a CDS encoding N-acetylmuramoyl-L-alanine amidase family protein: METNSFILQKRLILLFFFLFPCLVFAEVAKLPLYGKGNYVAFSDLKTILPELSTKLRKYTRVGGIYTPQGNVQFRIGSSFYTLDGKIYKIPKAILKKDEDVYLPLDLVEAIFLNLIAYDVRYQFKEGELWVLLPKETVPKRSLAVKAIIIDAGHGGKDPGTSDPTGTFEKDVSLGVARYTYLYLRKYYPEIRVEMVRKDDRFVELEDRSKFANQVLRDTRDVIFISFHCNASLSDKAAGFEVYYLSQSPSTEAARETALVENRYIGKHKNPIVSQIQSQMLSSVTQRRSKKLAFAVADQYEKDLSPEIPSRGVKKADFSVLRGSLMPAVLVEMGYLTNPEESKRLRDKSFQKKIARSVIKGIHEYASSKD, from the coding sequence TTGGAAACGAATTCTTTCATTCTTCAAAAAAGATTAATTTTACTTTTTTTCTTTTTATTCCCTTGTCTTGTATTTGCAGAAGTCGCCAAACTTCCGCTATATGGGAAAGGGAACTACGTTGCCTTTTCCGATCTCAAAACCATTTTACCAGAACTTTCCACCAAACTTAGGAAATATACCCGAGTAGGTGGAATTTATACCCCACAAGGAAATGTTCAATTTCGGATTGGGAGCAGTTTTTATACACTGGATGGTAAAATTTATAAAATTCCCAAAGCCATTTTAAAAAAAGACGAAGATGTTTATTTACCATTGGATTTGGTAGAAGCGATTTTTCTCAATTTGATTGCATATGATGTTCGGTACCAATTCAAAGAGGGAGAACTGTGGGTTCTTTTACCCAAAGAAACAGTCCCCAAACGTAGTTTGGCTGTAAAGGCAATCATCATTGATGCGGGACACGGTGGAAAAGACCCTGGAACTTCGGATCCAACTGGAACCTTCGAAAAAGATGTGAGTTTAGGAGTTGCACGTTACACGTATTTGTATCTTCGAAAATATTATCCTGAGATCCGAGTGGAAATGGTTCGAAAAGATGACCGGTTTGTGGAACTGGAGGACAGGTCTAAATTTGCAAACCAAGTGCTCCGAGACACAAGAGATGTTATTTTTATCAGTTTCCATTGTAATGCTTCCCTTTCGGACAAAGCCGCAGGTTTTGAAGTTTATTACCTTTCCCAAAGCCCAAGTACAGAAGCTGCAAGAGAAACGGCCCTTGTGGAAAATCGTTATATTGGAAAACATAAAAATCCCATTGTGTCCCAAATCCAATCCCAAATGTTATCGAGTGTGACCCAAAGGCGTTCCAAAAAATTGGCATTTGCGGTGGCAGACCAATATGAAAAAGATTTAAGCCCAGAAATTCCCTCTCGTGGAGTGAAAAAGGCAGATTTTTCCGTCTTGCGAGGAAGCCTTATGCCTGCTGTACTTGTGGAAATGGGGTATCTGACAAACCCTGAAGAAAGTAAACGCTTACGGGACAAATCCTTCCAAAAGAAAATTGCTCGGAGTGTGATTAAAGGAATTCATGAATACGCATCTTCAAAAGATTAA
- a CDS encoding DoxX family protein — protein MKIFLNLSIVYHVVRFLIVCIIGQTLYFKFTGSEESRYIFTILAMEPWGRIGLAILETVCILLIIIPKYVWLGALLAFNLMLGAILSHFVFLGIVVQDDGGLLFGLAVLVFFLSIYLLYIERKKIPYIKDSFPID, from the coding sequence ATGAAAATATTTCTAAATCTCTCTATTGTTTATCACGTTGTTCGTTTCCTTATTGTTTGTATCATCGGGCAAACATTGTATTTTAAATTCACTGGCTCAGAAGAATCTCGATATATATTCACAATTCTTGCAATGGAACCTTGGGGGAGAATCGGTTTAGCAATTTTAGAAACTGTTTGTATTCTTCTTATTATCATTCCAAAATATGTATGGTTAGGTGCTTTACTTGCATTTAATTTAATGTTAGGTGCAATTTTATCCCATTTTGTTTTTTTAGGGATTGTTGTTCAGGATGATGGAGGGTTACTTTTTGGTTTAGCCGTTCTCGTGTTTTTTCTTTCCATATATTTGTTGTATATTGAAAGAAAAAAAATTCCTTACATCAAAGATTCCTTTCCAATAGATTGA
- a CDS encoding DedA family protein: protein MIVLFFSTFVSEDITCITSGIFAKEGKLPLILAITVTGLGIFIGDLLLYLVGFFFHNLLNKFVNIKLWDEKLISQNLYHHWKSNFIFSIFISRLLPGTRLPLYLLSGYFRLPFFVFLTTSFIAVSIWTTTIVSLVYIYGKWIITNIGNRSQWWILVFIGFSFYFFLKGIQFFLIPTKRETFYLQCLKYTRLEFWPSFLFYTPLVPYLIYLMFKYKGIRYLTATNPGIIASGIAGESKSEILKLIPKHSISKSLLIKTDTQKKLETVKSWLQKENLRYPIIAKPDKGERGFLVKKIKSKTELNQLFQNYPIDWLLQEWIEGPYEVGIFYYRLPEKTSGQIFSVTNKIFPTITGDGVSTLETLIKNHKRYRFQSESHKKNNQKNLQMILPKGKTIPIGSIGNHIQGCMFQDGSHLLTKKLERELIKIADNTKGFYIGRFDIRYSNPNQFQEGKGFKIIELNGVTSESTNLYDPNFSIRQSYSILFKQWKLIFEIGHFNYKRGIPLFSYEKLFQLVKNHNAYRKKFNLLERNL from the coding sequence TTGATTGTTCTGTTTTTTTCTACCTTCGTTTCTGAGGACATCACCTGTATCACTTCGGGAATTTTTGCTAAAGAAGGTAAACTTCCTCTTATTTTAGCAATCACAGTTACTGGACTTGGTATTTTCATAGGAGACCTCTTACTTTATCTTGTTGGATTTTTTTTCCATAACCTTCTGAATAAATTCGTTAACATCAAACTTTGGGATGAAAAATTAATCTCTCAGAATTTATATCACCATTGGAAATCAAATTTCATCTTCTCCATTTTTATCTCTCGATTATTACCAGGAACGCGTTTACCCCTTTATTTATTAAGTGGTTACTTTCGATTGCCATTTTTTGTTTTTTTGACAACTAGTTTCATCGCTGTCTCTATCTGGACGACAACAATTGTCAGCTTGGTATATATTTATGGAAAATGGATTATAACGAACATAGGAAACAGGTCCCAATGGTGGATTTTGGTTTTCATTGGATTTAGTTTTTATTTCTTTCTCAAAGGGATTCAATTTTTCCTTATACCAACAAAAAGAGAAACATTTTACCTACAATGTTTGAAATACACCAGGTTAGAATTTTGGCCAAGTTTTCTATTTTATACTCCGCTCGTCCCCTATTTGATTTATCTCATGTTCAAATACAAAGGGATTCGTTATTTAACGGCCACAAACCCAGGTATCATTGCATCAGGGATTGCAGGTGAATCAAAATCCGAAATCTTAAAACTCATACCAAAACATTCTATTTCCAAATCTCTCCTGATCAAAACTGATACTCAAAAGAAACTTGAAACAGTGAAATCCTGGCTTCAAAAAGAAAATCTACGTTATCCTATTATCGCCAAACCAGATAAAGGTGAGAGAGGGTTTCTTGTCAAAAAAATCAAATCCAAAACGGAACTAAATCAACTTTTCCAAAACTATCCAATCGATTGGTTATTGCAAGAGTGGATCGAAGGTCCTTATGAAGTGGGAATTTTCTATTATCGTTTACCGGAAAAAACAAGTGGGCAGATATTCTCTGTCACAAACAAAATATTTCCGACAATCACTGGAGACGGAGTTTCCACTTTAGAAACATTGATAAAGAATCATAAAAGATACCGTTTCCAATCGGAGTCACATAAAAAGAACAACCAAAAAAATTTACAGATGATACTTCCTAAAGGAAAAACAATTCCAATTGGTTCAATTGGAAATCATATACAAGGTTGTATGTTCCAAGACGGAAGCCACTTACTCACAAAAAAATTAGAAAGGGAATTGATCAAAATAGCAGACAATACAAAAGGATTTTATATCGGTAGGTTCGATATCCGATATTCCAATCCAAACCAATTCCAAGAGGGAAAAGGTTTTAAGATTATAGAACTGAATGGTGTCACCAGCGAATCAACCAACTTATACGATCCGAACTTTTCCATTCGACAAAGTTATTCTATTTTATTCAAACAATGGAAACTAATTTTTGAGATTGGTCATTTCAATTACAAACGAGGGATTCCTTTGTTTTCTTATGAAAAATTATTCCAATTAGTTAAAAATCACAATGCCTACAGAAAAAAATTCAATCTATTGGAAAGGAATCTTTGA
- a CDS encoding tetratricopeptide repeat protein, whose amino-acid sequence MEVDGKKALTILDKAEKSKSNGEFETALSFYNEYLALVHPSFTHGVWFSMAEIYFQKKQFQDALAHCDKALSIMKDFIPALELRIKVYKELGNTFSAQKDKALIDQWNKIEQSKWDDPNHHYHYK is encoded by the coding sequence ATGGAAGTTGATGGTAAAAAAGCACTAACGATTTTAGACAAAGCTGAAAAATCAAAATCAAATGGTGAGTTTGAAACAGCCCTTTCGTTTTACAATGAGTATCTGGCTTTGGTGCACCCTTCCTTCACTCATGGTGTTTGGTTTTCGATGGCCGAAATATACTTTCAGAAAAAACAATTCCAAGATGCACTTGCACACTGCGACAAAGCTCTGAGTATCATGAAAGATTTTATCCCTGCGTTAGAGCTTCGGATCAAAGTATACAAGGAGCTCGGAAATACTTTTTCAGCACAAAAGGATAAAGCGTTGATTGATCAATGGAACAAAATCGAACAATCAAAATGGGACGATCCCAATCATCATTACCATTATAAATAA
- a CDS encoding flagellin — translation MIINHNMSAIQSHRALKFTQWDVDKTMRNLSTGQRINLAGDDASGLAVSEKLRTQIRGLRQAERNTEDGLSFIQTAEGYLDQSAEIIQRIRTLAIQTSNGIYTPEDRQLVQVEVSALVDEIDRIASQAEFNKMKLFEGDFARKSTKASMWFHMGANAKQRERFYIGTMTSKALKMSEGAIKIALSTPGKADEAIAKADFALNKIMKQRADMGAYQNRLESTAKGLMGAYENMQASESRIRDADMAEEMVALTTKQILVQSGTAMLAQASLRPNSVLRLLNNT, via the coding sequence ATGATTATCAATCACAACATGAGTGCGATCCAATCACATCGTGCTCTCAAGTTTACACAATGGGATGTAGATAAGACCATGAGGAACCTCTCCACTGGGCAAAGGATCAACCTTGCCGGTGATGATGCTTCTGGTCTTGCTGTTTCGGAAAAACTACGAACACAAATTCGTGGTTTACGTCAGGCGGAAAGGAATACGGAAGATGGACTCAGTTTCATCCAGACTGCAGAGGGTTACCTTGACCAGTCGGCTGAAATCATCCAACGAATCCGAACCTTAGCGATCCAGACATCGAACGGAATCTACACACCTGAGGACAGGCAACTCGTGCAGGTAGAAGTATCTGCGCTGGTGGATGAGATCGATCGAATCGCTTCCCAAGCAGAGTTCAATAAAATGAAACTGTTTGAAGGAGACTTCGCTCGAAAGTCAACGAAAGCATCGATGTGGTTTCACATGGGAGCAAACGCAAAGCAAAGAGAGCGTTTCTACATTGGAACTATGACTTCGAAAGCTCTTAAGATGTCAGAAGGGGCAATTAAAATTGCACTCTCTACACCTGGAAAAGCAGACGAAGCGATTGCAAAAGCGGACTTCGCCTTGAACAAGATCATGAAGCAGAGAGCAGATATGGGAGCTTACCAAAATAGGCTTGAAAGTACTGCAAAAGGCCTCATGGGTGCATACGAAAATATGCAAGCATCCGAATCAAGGATTAGGGACGCAGATATGGCTGAGGAAATGGTAGCGCTCACGACGAAACAAATTCTCGTGCAAAGCGGTACGGCAATGTTAGCGCAAGCCAGCCTCAGACCAAATTCTGTATTACGACTTTTGAATAACACTTAA
- a CDS encoding LIC_10740 family protein: protein MNTHLQKIKEQLKNFWEFLKRISIQFYKIGTGETKLTRDFIFLFASWFSLLLFFSFFILAEQNPFRLLLPFQLYSYPSLDHREPIIIYISNGEGEQIPIHRKVLKREEAVDLIYQIVGEVGAPPYFDSVEALAKDGKLFSPKKLLDIRFALKQSWFVGKNEKLVMDWNVNRLESIMEKYRLPRTKSEGENLDSEEENPNAPVDTITYYTGGSETGPKESEEVLNKRRIQAMEQTLRALNATLFENFKEIQSIEHKFSGTMNPVYQWGSISPLATR from the coding sequence ATGAATACGCATCTTCAAAAGATTAAAGAACAACTTAAGAACTTCTGGGAATTTCTTAAAAGAATCTCAATACAGTTTTATAAAATTGGAACGGGAGAAACCAAACTCACTCGCGATTTTATATTTTTGTTTGCCTCTTGGTTCAGTTTACTTTTATTCTTTAGTTTTTTTATACTAGCCGAACAAAATCCATTCCGTTTATTACTTCCTTTCCAGCTGTATTCCTATCCTTCTTTAGATCATAGAGAACCAATTATTATCTATATCTCGAATGGTGAAGGCGAACAAATCCCTATCCACAGAAAAGTTTTGAAAAGGGAAGAAGCAGTTGATTTAATTTATCAGATCGTAGGCGAAGTAGGTGCTCCGCCTTACTTTGATTCCGTGGAAGCATTGGCAAAAGATGGTAAACTGTTTTCACCTAAAAAACTTTTGGATATTCGCTTTGCCTTAAAACAATCTTGGTTTGTGGGGAAAAATGAAAAATTGGTAATGGATTGGAATGTAAACCGCCTTGAGTCCATTATGGAAAAATATAGACTCCCTCGCACCAAATCGGAAGGCGAAAACTTGGACTCTGAAGAAGAAAATCCAAATGCACCTGTTGATACCATCACCTATTATACAGGTGGATCAGAAACCGGTCCAAAAGAATCCGAAGAGGTACTCAACAAACGTAGGATCCAGGCAATGGAACAAACCTTACGTGCATTAAATGCGACTTTGTTTGAAAACTTTAAAGAGATCCAATCAATCGAACATAAATTCTCAGGTACTATGAATCCCGTGTACCAATGGGGATCCATTTCTCCACTCGCCACTCGATAA
- a CDS encoding adenylate/guanylate cyclase domain-containing protein: protein MELVYFFLGDPKKHSIEHRLFNTVSLVNGILNLFGVFGVLYLENYQILICLNVGSGLLLLAMYYLSRVKSIYFILYWPFNLTILFYLASMWFFNGGSIGGNHYYLIPSLVIALILIRNHNIFLVYSIYIFVSASLYIVEYYHRDWVTGYANEMDRYLDAGGNYLFVQILTGILIFILSRNLNIERKKSETLLLNILPEPIADELKKEARVIPKRYEKSSVLFCDMVGFTKIAETMNAEVLVHELDQIFRAFDRVCKEFRMEKIKTIGDAYMAVGGIPNQNISNPVDAVLCGLKFQSYMAEQKEIHLLQNRLFWEIRLGIHMGPLVAGVVGSDKFAYDVWGDTVNTASRLESSGVVAEVNISRAVYEEVNQIFECESRGFVSIKNKADIEMFLVKGFLPEYVSPLNTKEPNELFLRLYKSGALFYTNESESK from the coding sequence ATGGAATTGGTATATTTTTTTCTTGGTGATCCTAAAAAGCATTCTATCGAACATCGGCTGTTTAATACAGTTTCTCTCGTTAACGGGATTTTAAACTTATTTGGAGTTTTTGGGGTCTTGTACCTTGAAAACTATCAGATCCTCATATGTTTGAATGTCGGATCAGGATTGCTTTTACTTGCAATGTACTATCTAAGCCGAGTCAAAAGTATTTATTTTATCTTGTATTGGCCATTCAATCTCACCATTCTTTTTTACTTAGCATCGATGTGGTTTTTTAATGGTGGATCCATTGGTGGTAACCACTATTACCTCATCCCTTCTTTAGTCATCGCGCTCATTCTCATACGAAATCATAACATTTTCTTAGTGTATTCCATTTACATCTTTGTGTCAGCTTCTCTTTATATTGTAGAATACTACCATAGGGATTGGGTGACTGGGTATGCCAATGAAATGGATCGTTACTTAGATGCAGGTGGAAATTATTTGTTTGTGCAAATCTTGACTGGGATTTTGATTTTTATCTTAAGTCGAAATTTGAACATTGAGCGAAAAAAATCAGAAACTTTATTACTCAATATCCTTCCCGAACCAATTGCTGATGAACTGAAAAAAGAAGCAAGAGTGATACCTAAACGATATGAAAAGTCTTCAGTTTTGTTTTGTGATATGGTGGGATTCACTAAAATCGCAGAGACAATGAATGCGGAAGTTTTAGTCCACGAATTGGATCAAATTTTTCGCGCATTTGATCGAGTTTGTAAAGAGTTTCGTATGGAGAAAATCAAAACCATTGGAGATGCTTATATGGCTGTCGGCGGGATTCCAAATCAAAATATCTCTAATCCCGTAGATGCTGTGTTATGTGGATTAAAATTTCAATCATATATGGCTGAACAAAAAGAGATTCATCTTTTGCAAAACCGTTTATTTTGGGAAATTCGTTTGGGTATACATATGGGTCCACTTGTGGCAGGAGTTGTAGGAAGTGATAAATTTGCTTATGATGTTTGGGGTGATACAGTGAACACGGCAAGTCGTCTGGAAAGTTCTGGTGTTGTGGCGGAAGTCAATATTTCTCGTGCTGTTTATGAAGAGGTAAACCAAATTTTTGAATGTGAATCAAGAGGCTTTGTTTCTATTAAAAACAAAGCAGATATTGAAATGTTTTTAGTCAAAGGATTTTTACCTGAATATGTTAGTCCACTAAACACTAAAGAACCAAATGAATTGTTCCTAAGGTTATACAAATCAGGCGCATTGTTCTACACGAATGAATCTGAATCTAAGTAA
- a CDS encoding NAD(P)H-dependent oxidoreductase, which translates to MAKILILLSHPSLERSKANQMLLDSLPISDSITLRDLYELYPHFTINVKEEQKYLESHDVVLFQHPLYWYSCPPLMKQWIDSVLEDGWAYGKNGNALQGKKWIQVITMGGSDKAYQKEGFHGHLIEDFLLPFQRTAELCNMEYQNPFLVQGTFQLKELELQKESLRYRNFILSYLEAQNG; encoded by the coding sequence ATGGCAAAGATTCTAATCCTGTTGTCCCATCCTTCATTGGAACGTTCGAAAGCAAATCAAATGTTATTAGATTCCCTTCCAATCTCTGACAGTATCACATTACGGGATTTATACGAGTTATACCCTCATTTTACAATCAATGTAAAAGAAGAACAGAAATATTTAGAAAGCCATGATGTTGTTTTGTTCCAACATCCTCTTTATTGGTACAGCTGTCCTCCTCTTATGAAACAATGGATTGATTCGGTATTGGAAGATGGTTGGGCATATGGTAAAAATGGAAATGCTTTACAAGGGAAAAAATGGATACAAGTAATCACTATGGGAGGTTCAGACAAAGCATATCAAAAAGAAGGATTTCATGGACATTTGATCGAAGATTTTCTTCTACCGTTCCAAAGGACTGCGGAATTGTGTAATATGGAATACCAAAATCCATTTTTAGTCCAAGGAACATTCCAATTAAAAGAATTAGAGTTACAAAAAGAATCCTTACGTTATAGAAATTTTATTTTATCATATTTAGAGGCTCAAAATGGGTGA
- a CDS encoding DEAD/DEAH box helicase: MKFNELPFHESLRKALDKIGYTELTPIQAKSIPFAMEGNDLTGLAQTGTGKTMAFLLPTLHRLLSAEEEEALPYALVLAPTRELTIQIAEEAKKLLEFTDFGVATIIGGTDYKSQEQALGNKACIIVATPGRLIDFVKNHGLSLENIKVVILDEADRMFDMGFVQDLKYIFHKCKNRKQSLLFSATLSYEVVRLASRYLNDPIEVHINPEKVITERIDQTLLHLGREEKLPYLVNSLLNYPIEGLGIIFTNYKMNIPKIVSVLRKYGITATGLSSELDQKKRIRLLRDFKAGKYKYLIATDVASRGIDIENIDVVYNYDLPQDAENYVHRIGRTARAGRKGKSIGFCSETDYTELERIEKYLNSKIPVGEIREEYLEFPTGEFTPVFADEVIPGEKKYQDRERGGRGGKPRRGEQSGRGDRTERGGERGEHRSGDRNRHKGKTGGHPPAKMSHPGGHSHGPSNESHKHPAKMTHHEFKHGQHLKDGKGKPHQKKNDQRKSFQKNDPRRNLFDINEVKQSKKQKQSIWKRILSFFKKD; this comes from the coding sequence ATGAAATTTAACGAATTACCTTTCCATGAGTCTCTAAGAAAAGCCCTAGATAAAATTGGCTACACTGAGCTCACTCCCATCCAAGCCAAATCCATTCCGTTCGCCATGGAAGGTAATGACCTCACAGGTCTTGCCCAAACCGGAACTGGAAAAACAATGGCATTTTTACTTCCCACTCTGCATAGACTTCTCTCGGCAGAGGAAGAGGAAGCACTTCCGTATGCGCTCGTCCTTGCACCCACAAGAGAGCTAACCATCCAAATTGCAGAAGAAGCAAAAAAACTCCTCGAGTTCACAGACTTCGGAGTTGCCACGATCATTGGTGGTACCGATTACAAGTCACAAGAACAAGCTCTCGGAAACAAAGCCTGCATCATTGTGGCAACACCTGGTCGGCTCATTGATTTTGTGAAAAACCATGGTCTCTCTTTGGAAAACATCAAAGTAGTGATCTTAGATGAAGCGGACAGAATGTTCGATATGGGGTTTGTCCAAGACCTCAAGTACATCTTCCATAAATGTAAGAACAGAAAACAATCACTCTTGTTTAGTGCCACTCTCAGTTATGAAGTGGTAAGACTTGCGAGCCGGTATTTGAATGATCCCATTGAAGTTCATATCAATCCGGAAAAAGTCATCACCGAACGGATCGACCAAACCCTTTTACATTTGGGAAGGGAAGAAAAACTCCCATACCTCGTCAACTCCTTGTTAAACTATCCAATCGAAGGTCTTGGAATCATTTTTACAAACTACAAAATGAATATTCCAAAGATAGTATCTGTGCTTCGTAAATATGGAATCACAGCAACGGGACTTTCTTCGGAACTCGACCAAAAAAAACGGATCCGACTGCTTCGTGATTTTAAAGCTGGAAAATACAAATACCTGATCGCAACCGATGTTGCCTCACGTGGGATCGACATCGAAAATATCGATGTAGTGTATAATTATGACCTTCCACAAGATGCTGAAAATTATGTTCATCGGATTGGACGAACTGCACGTGCGGGAAGAAAAGGTAAGTCGATTGGTTTTTGTTCCGAAACGGATTACACAGAACTAGAACGAATCGAAAAATACTTAAACTCGAAAATACCTGTCGGTGAAATCCGCGAAGAATATTTGGAATTCCCTACAGGTGAATTCACTCCTGTATTTGCTGACGAAGTGATCCCTGGTGAGAAAAAATACCAAGACCGCGAACGTGGTGGCAGGGGTGGAAAACCAAGACGGGGAGAACAATCCGGGCGAGGGGATCGCACAGAACGTGGTGGAGAGAGAGGCGAACACCGGTCAGGTGATAGAAATCGTCACAAAGGGAAAACGGGTGGTCACCCTCCTGCAAAAATGAGTCATCCCGGAGGGCATTCACATGGTCCATCCAATGAAAGTCATAAACACCCTGCCAAGATGACACACCATGAATTCAAACATGGACAACATCTAAAAGATGGGAAAGGCAAACCTCACCAGAAAAAGAACGACCAAAGAAAATCATTCCAAAAAAATGATCCTAGACGAAATCTCTTTGATATCAACGAAGTGAAACAATCTAAAAAACAAAAACAATCGATTTGGAAACGAATTCTTTCATTCTTCAAAAAAGATTAA